A region from the Lycium barbarum isolate Lr01 chromosome 8, ASM1917538v2, whole genome shotgun sequence genome encodes:
- the LOC132605248 gene encoding auxin-induced protein 15A-like codes for MKIHLKTFFHHAKHNILLRQRSTTTTSSASTKLTDVPKGHMAIYVGESDNNTHRFVVPISCLKHPSFQDLLRHAEEEYRFDYPTGAITIPCSETAFLSVTSHLNVITN; via the coding sequence ATGAAGATTCATCTCAAGACATTCTTTCATCATGCTAAGCACAATATTCTTCTCCGCCAAAGATCGACTACAACCACTTCATCAGCATCAACAAAGTTAACAGATGTTCCCAAGGGTCACATGGCAATTTATGTTGGAGAGAGCGACAATAATACGCATCGTTTTGTGGTTCCTATCTCTTGCTTGAAGCATCCTTCATTTCAAGACTTGTTGAGGCATGCAGAGGAGGAATACCGATTTGATTATCCAACGGGAGCCATTACTATCCCATGTAGTGAGACTGCATTTCTCAGTGTCACTTCTCATTTGAATGTCATTACCAATTAA